Within the Acinetobacter radioresistens DSM 6976 = NBRC 102413 = CIP 103788 genome, the region GCAGTATACATTTCTCTAAATTGGTGAGATTTATTCGCCATCTCATTTGCACTTATGTCTGGGCTAGCTAAGCGCATTTGCTTAACTTTTTCAACTCTTTCACGAATAGTAGCTATTTGTAGAGCTTCATTTAGATTGTCATCTTCAATCCATAGACAATATCGTTGTAATCCTCTAATAAACTCAGCAGACCCATAAACTTTTCTAACAAATTTCAACTTTTGATTATCTGTTAAATTTAATTGATTTACTTCATCTGCAGTAAGCAAAAGATTTCCACCATCAACGGGTTTATTTCCAGATGACATAACTGTTAGTGAAGAAATAGGCTTTGACTGTTTTCTAACAATAATATTTTCACCTCCTACTAGATAGGCATTAATATTACTGACTTTTTTCTCAAGTAACTTATCATCCTTATTAGCACTATATAATAATTTTGGATTATTATTACTCTTACCTAAACTTACAATTATTACAGTAACGCCAGCATTATGAGAGGCTAAATTTGCCCATGAGAAACTTGTATATGCAAAATTAATATTAATATTTTTTTCAAAAATTAAGGGCCATAAGATACCGACTTGTTGTCCTTGGCAAATAGAGTTGGTTGAAACTAAAGCCGATTTAGATTTGTGATCTACGGAGTGATATAAAGCAGCCTTGATAAACCACCCTGCCACATAATCTAGTAGCTTCCAATTTTTAGTGCTACTTTTAAATAGCTTCTCGAGATCATCTTTTTGCTCTTGATTCTGCCAAGTGGAACCTAAATAAGGAGGATTACCACAAATATAGGTTTCTCCACCTTCATTCTCAAAATCAATTTCGGTCTGCTCTAATGGAGTTTGAAATAAATCATCAGCAACAACTTTAACTGCATTACCTGTCGGTGGACAAATGCTTAACCAATCCAAACGTAAAGCATTACCACAAATAATCCAGTTCTCTTTTGACAAGGGCAATACTGTTTGAAGTGCTTCAATTTGACCACAGTACTGAACATTCGATTGGTATTCAGCAATCACCAATGCTAAACGTGCAATCTCAGCAGGAAAACTATTGATCTCAATACCACGGAAATTCGTTAATGGAATATCAGTCGCACGTCCACCTTCATTGCGAAGCTCATTAATTTGAGCCTCAATTTTACGTAGCTCTTTGTACGCAATAACAAGGAAATTTCCCGAGCCACATGCAGGATCAAAAACACGAATACGTGCAATACGTTTACGTAAATTGAGCAGTTTTAAAGGACTTTCCTTTGATGCTTCTAATTGTTCATTTAAATCATCTAAAAATAAAGGATTTAAAACCTTTAAGATGTTTGGCACACTGGTGTAATGCATGCCCAAAGAACCACGCTCGTCATCATTGGTAACAGCCTGAATCATTGAACCAAAAATATCGGGATTAATCTTTTGCCAATTCAACTCACCAGCATGTAGTAAATAAGTACGGGCAATCTTCGAAAATTTAGGAACCTCAGTACTACCAGAGAATAAACCGCCATTTACATACGGGAATTTTTTCGCCCATACAGGTAATTTAGTAGTATCACGCGCTGAATGATCTACATTCATTGCATGAAACAGAGTGCTGATGACTTCATGGGTATTACTTGAATCACGCTCTGACATTTGCTCAATGGTTTGCGTGAAAATACCACTCGGTTGGAAAATTTCTGTGTCTTCTGCAAAGAAACAAAAAATCAAACGAGCCATGAAATGATTCATGTCTTGGCGACGTTCTTCAGTGGCCCAATCTGGATTCTCTTTTAAAAGCTCAATGTAGAGTTTATTGAGACGACCCGTTGCACGTACATCAATCGGGTTATCTTTAATCTCCCGAATTGTAGAAATACCTGCCAAAGGTAAAAAGAAGCCAAAATGATCTGCGAAATTATGAAAATCTGAACTAATCGTGTCGCCAGAAATTAGATCCTCAGCTTGTAAGTTGAAACCGTCTGTTGCCAGAACAAATTTTGCTTTCGCTTTTTCTGTTGCCTTACTTTCTCGTAAAGCCTTTAAGACTTCAGATACTTTGTCTTGCTCGCATACGGCAATATGAATATGGTTACGCTGTAATACACCATTTTGAATATCTGATGAGTTGCTTTGACCTGCTCGGAGTTTTTTTATTGTTGTTTCTTTATTACCAAATGCTCTTAAAAAATCAAAAGCAAACTCTTGAGCATCAAAAGGTTTTTCTGCCAGCTCGGATACGGCCGCTTCAATTTCAACTGCGTTCATGATAATACAATGTAAATAAATTCAATATGAGATGCAGTCTATCAACCATCAGTAATAAAAAAAATCACACCTTGATAAATTATCCATTCCACATTAAATAATTGTTCGCTTTGCCCTGCTCATAAGCCCATTCCGCCACCTTATGCGACCTCTCTTTATCCGTCAAAAAACCTAGTACAGATATCTGATCCACAATAATCAAATTATGTTCTTCATTCCGTTCTTGCCACTTATGCAGGAACTCATTTGATGCAAGCAAATTACTTTTCTTAGAATTACAACTTGAATCTGCTAACACAAAGTTATGCCCTGTATCAGATGGGTATATTGACCAAGGAATAAAATGATCGACTGCATAATTGCCTTTTTTCATTACCTTATTACAGTAGAAGCATTTACATTCTTGCAATTCGACCAAGATATTTGCCACAGCATTCAATTGATTTCGAGTTGGCTCAAACATAAACTGTTCAAGGTTTGGGAGTTTATTTAAGATGGGTGCATTACTACTGTTTTTTCGAATGTAATCAATCCATCGCTTTTGACATAGCTCTTCAATAATCTCGCTAAACTGGCGTAAACAAAACATGGCTTGGGGTAGTAAAGTCAGCTGTTGCTTAGATTGCTCAAATTGATATAAAAACTCGAAATTTTGCCCATTGATGTTTTGCAGATAACGTACCGGCATCTCTTTTACGGTACGAGCCACATCTTTAACCAACTTGGACCAAACAACGGAATTTCGTCTCAATAATCCAAGAGATGAATAAATCTGTCTTAGCTCAATAATTTGATTGACGATTGCTGCTTGCTTACCATTATTTTGATTTAAGATCAGTTGCCCTTCGTCATTGAAAGTATATGGCACAGCCTGTTTCCAATACAGTTCGATAAACGTCTCAGCAATGTCACTGTACTCAAGCACCAATTGCTCGCCACTATTCTCACCTTTTTCAATCGCCAATCGACTAAGGCTTATCAGCAAGGCAAACTTATAGGTACTGCTAAAGCTACCTGACTGCAAAATCAGTTGGATATTTTTAAGGAATTTAAGTTGCTCTTGAGCTGTCGGACTGCAATTAATCATTTTTCTTCCAAAGCAGGTTTAACCACTGCTCTTCTCGCTCAGGTCTTTTATCAACCGTGATCCACTGATGAACCAAACTGACATGAGAAAATTTTTCGAGTAACTCTTCCGCTTGGCATTCATTCAAATCGGTAAACTCTCGACCATCTTTCTCTCGGACTGAATCCCCATATTTAAATGACATATAGATTACGCCATGAGGCTTTAACGCTCGAAGCGTTTTTTGAAGAACTTCAGCTAATCGATTGCGCTCACAATGAAGCAGAGACGCGCATGCCCAAATACCGTCATAAACAGCCACTTCACTTAAGTCATAAAAGCTTTGGTACTTCACTTGAATACCAGTAAGTTCCGCCGCCTTTTTAACAAGTTCTTCTGAGTAGTCGATCGCATCAACGTGATAGCCTTTATTCTTAAAAGCTAAAGTATCGCGCCCTGTCCCGCAACCTACATCTAAGATTTTCGCTGATTCAGGTAAAAATACTAAAAAAGGCTGGTATAGGCTTTCCATATCAACTTCAAACGTTGAAGCTGTAAATTCTTCTGCATGCTTATTGTAGTATTCTATTGTTTTCATTACGGACACTTAGGCTAAAAGACACTTTCAGTCTACAAGAAAACAAAAAAATAAGGGAGCTAAGAGCGTCCCTTACTCTCGATTCGCCAACTTACTTTCAATCCATTGATGGATCTCATAAGCTGACCAGCCGATACGATTTTGAGTAATTTTAACTTTCTTTGGGAATGAAGGATCGTAATAAGGTGAGTTTTCATCCATCATCTCATAGATAGTAGAACGCCCCACTCCAACAAATTCCATGACTTGCTTGATACTGATCAGTTGATTCATTTGAAAAGTTTGACCTACAAATGCATTCATGATGTTTACTCCTATCTCATGATTTCGAGCAACTCGCTCATGAGATACGGCAATCTCGTAAGGTTTTACCTTGTCTGATTTAATTCAAAGCCGTCACAGATCCTTTCAATCCCTGTTGGATATCAAATGCAGTCTGAGTCTCCTCGATCTGCTGGTCTCCGACAGGCTGATAAAATTCCTCAACCACATCCAAACCTTCCTCTATGTCTACGTCCATCCTTCCATTCCCCAAACCCTTCCTTGCGGTAAAGTCTAAAGCCTCCTGATAAAACCCCGCCTGCTTACTTTGCTCATCAATTTGCTTCGCCTGAATAATCGCTTCATTTAAACTGATCCCCTCCCTTAACGTTAGATCCACGTAATACACCGGCTGACGATAACTCTGTGTCGTACTCTTGCCCCGCAATATCAATTGCAAGGGGAGGCATGACAACAAACCATTTGATGCCGCATGGTAATAACTCAACCGTGCTGCCAAAGTCCGAATACTGTTAAAGCCTGTGGTTCTAAAGATAAAAGTTCCAAATTCATCCGACTCATCTAAGTTCACATGCAAACGACCATAGGGCTTGCAGTTCCCTCCTTGAGCCAATGGACATAAATCAGGGGATGGACAGGGATGTTGCTCCACGCCTTGGTTGGTTAAACGTTGGCAGGTTTCACCATTGCCCACACAGACGGGACGACCGGTTTGACGGTCAAACAGGCTGTATTCTGCACGCAGGTTTAAGTCAGGATCATTAAAGATCATGCGAACAGGGATTGAACGTAGCTTTTGATTAGGCGTATTGGCTCGAAGCTGATCATCCAGTGGATGTTTCACCCAGCCTTCTTTGCTTTGAATCTGGGAAGTAATGGTGAATTGATCATCTTTTTCAGGCAATCGCTTGCCATTCTTTTCAACCATACGACCGATACTGATACGCCCCAATATTGGAGGGGTAATTGCTAAACCTTTAATCATATTGATATTCCTTAATGTATTACGTTACAAATTTGGGTCTATGTATGTAGGTCAGAACAAGGACCAAATAAGTTACCCAAAGAATGTAGAGCCAGATAAAGTGCTACAGAGATCGCGACCGATTTGCTCTCTACCGAAGGGTAGAGAGCGGGGAGCGATTTTTGTGAATTTTTGATTTGGTGCTGTAGATCGGGCTTAGTCGGTATAGATGTTAAATCGACGACTGCCCTGCTTTTCAAGTGGATAAAGCTCGATGAGTTCAGGCTGGTGCTGAAGCAATGTCTTGGTATTGAGGCTGATGGAGTCCTTGGCTTTCTTCCAGACTACTGAGCCATGTGCAAAGACCGCCCTTTCTTTGTCTTGCATCATCATCTGAATTTCATGTTTAAATTGGTCAAAGCGTTCCTGCTTATGCTGAATCTCTTCTTTCATTTTGATGAGCTGATCGAACATCAAATTGGCATTTTCATTTTGTGAAAGATCTTCAACACTTAGTGGGATATGCGCTGGATAGAGCTGCTGAATGGCTTTGGCTGCGGATTCACTGGCATCGACTGATGGCGGAGTATCGTTTTCTACACACTCCCAGAAATAACGTTCTGCTTTAACAATATGCTCAATCACTGATTCAGACCGTGTCACTTTGAATATCTTGGTTTCATGCCCACAGATCAGGACACAGACATGCGCTGCCTGCTTGCCTGTCACCGCCAGTTGATGTTGTACCTGACAAAGCACATATAAAGGCACACCATCACGCCACAATTTTGCTCCATGCTCACCTGCTGTTTTGCATTCCAAAATTTGGACTTCATCACTGCCGACCACGCTGTAATCCAGATTGGCTAACATAAAGTGTTTATCGGGATCAGGATGCTGAAGCACCGCATTGATCCGTCGCACCTTGTTATTGGTGTGCATGCTATAGAACTCTGCCACCAAAGGTTCCAGCTGCTTACCCCAATACAGCGGTGCTACACCTGAGCTTTCATCTTCTATGGATTGAGCCTGCCGTCCGGTTTTGATCAGCCAGAGTTCCAGCATCGACATGTAGGGATTGAGACCACAGGCAGTCGCGGCATCACTGCTACCGATACCTTGTTTACGAACTTCAAGCCAGTCCTGATATTCCATCCCTTTGGTGTTGACCAGTCGCTTGGCTGCTGTTGAGCGTTTGGTGGTGATGGTTTGATTAACTACGATCTTTGATGCTACCGTCGTAGGCTGATGGGAAATAGGTACAATTTGATTCATGGAATTATCCTTATAAATTCTGATCTCTGTAAAAGAAATGCATAAAAAAGCCATACCCGACACGAGGTCGGGTATGGCGATTTGTTTGCTGTTTTAATTGAGAGGGGTTACATGAGTGCTATGACTAGCACTTGTTTGGGGTGACTCGATTTCAACATAAGTGAATCGGTTAATTTCAGGCGATCAAGGCAAGTGCTTGCTCCAACCCTCGTTGTTTCACACTAGCACCTGCACCGAACCAAGCTGAATCAAGACGGTGATCTGTACTCATGGCACGTCGTTCATGATCCACAAATTCCGTGATCGAACAAAGTAAGCCATAAGCAGTGTCTTTGGCGGATGACAGGTCAGCACCACGTCCTTGCCCATTGAACATGTCCAAAGCTTTATTCATGGCACGACCATTTGGTTCAGGCTTTTTCTCTTGAGCTTGCTGCGCGACATTACGATAGAACTGAATGATGTTTTCTTCAGGATCGGAAATTGACATGGTGCTGTTGTTGAATACGGCATCAAAATAAGCTTTGGCTTCCTGCTGACTCACCTTACGCTGTGTGAGCTGTTTCATCTCATACATGTGCTCATCCCATGCACGAACTGAAATACCCAATTGCTGCTTCACTTTCTCTGCATCAAACTTGGTACTATGTGGAACCTTCACTACACCTGCACTACTGCTCTGTCCACGTAGAGCAATGGCTAAAGTGTTGTTACAGACCACTCGGATACTGGTGAACTGTGCTGTCGTTGCCAAAGTGCCATCACACGCAGTAGCCAACAGGATATAACCATTACTGACATCCTTAGACTTTAAAGCGGTACTTTGCCCGGTACGTGCCAAAGCCCAGAACTTCTTCCCACCTTTCAAAACCCCTGCGGTTTCTAACTCAAAGCCAGATTGCTCAGTCAGATCCCGGTAGAACTCCAGAATCTCTTTGGGTTGAACTTCCTGATAACGCTGACTGACTACAGATAAAGGTGCATGGGTATCTGAACGATACAACACTCGCTGTTCTTCAAATGGCATGATAATGCTTTGACCACGTTCATTCTGTGCCATGTAGCTGACATTCGACGATTCAATCCGCCAGTCCATTCCAGCTTGCTGTGCCCAAACTTCGAGTGGTTGGTTCGGACTGAGTTGATTACCCAGACCATGCCAAGGGGTTTCGCCAACATAGGCGATTTGTTCGATTTGATGTGCCATCGTTCTTATCTCCTATGCTGATTCAACGAAAATTCTGCTGACAGTGATTGCAGTGATAGTAGGCCAGGGTGATCGGCTTTTTAGGCTCATCAAACACGCTGCTGAATAAACCACCAATGACCGCACCTGCAAGCCCGCCAAGCAGTGGTGATACAGGTAAAGGTAAACCCTTTGATATGGATGCACCGATAGTTGCGAACGAAGCTGATGCTGCTAGACCTGTAGAATCAGATCCACTCACCTGCTGATTGACAACCTGAATGACTTGATCCGATAAGCAATAAGGACAATTTAAACTCATAATATATACCTCTAGAAATGACAAAGGCTCGCCGATTGGCAAGCCTTGCAAAGTTAAAAAACTCGTTTTCATCTAGATAATGTATATCTGAGATTATTTTCATTTAGCGTCGATCATACTGTACTCTTAACTGGCCTTTACCAAATACTCTTCGTCCTTTTGGCTTTACACGTAAGTATTGAAGGGTACGTTTGTGATGATCAGTGAGGTATTCCATTGCCTCAATGAAATTTGTCACTTGGGTTGAATCGCGACGATAAATTAAACCGATCCCCAACTCATCTCTACCTCGGAGCTCCTTTACGCGTTTGCGATTCCAACAATTATAGCCTTGACCATAATCTCGAGTAATCTCACTCCAAAGCGCGATAATTTTATTCCCCCAATATGCTGCGCTTCCATCACGAAAGGCAGTATCATAAATGATTGCTAAATGGCAATGAAAACCTTTACTTTTACCACCTTGCTCTACTCCCCATATATATCCGATCACATGTTTAAATATGCCATCTTTATTTTGGATACGATTAAGCAGTATATCTAAGTCCTTATAAATATCTTCAACTCTGATTCGATTAGAATATTCTTGCAAATAACCCAAGTCTACACGAGCAACGGCTTTGTTGCATAAACATTCAAAAGCTGAGTTCTCCCCAATCCATTCAAATTTAAGACACAACTTGGGTGCGAGGTCTACCTAATTCCGTAAATCTATTCAGAACTGCCACACGCGCATGAATTTCATTGACCTGACTTTGAAAATGTCTTGCCGTCAGCCTATCACCTAATAATTTGATGCAATGCATCTTGGTTTCCACCAAACTACGACGGTGATAACCCGACCATTTTTTCCATAGGGTTCTACCTAAATGTTTAACCGTTTGAAGTAACTCATTTCGTTCTATTGAACTTATTTTAGAATCTTTCCAGGGCTTGGCATTCTTTCTGGGTGGAATTACTGCATGTGCTTGACGATCTGAAATCACTTTTCTGCAGCACTTCGTGTCGTACGCGCCATCGGTATAGACAGAATCTATTCGCTCATCTAGTGGAATTTGATCCAGTAAATCACCTAGTACTTGTGAATCACTGACATTATTTGTAGTAAGCTGAACGGCACGTATTTGCAGTGTTTCAGCATCTATACCAATATGCAGTTTACGCCATTGCCGACGGTATTCAGGCTGATGTTTTTTACGCTTCCATTCGCCTTCACCTAAAAACTTTAAACCCGTAGAGTCGACAAGTAGGTGTAACCCATCATGACTTTTCTGATAGCTTATCGCAATATCAATATGCTTTTGTCGTCTACAAAGGGTGGAGTAATCTGGTGCTGTCCAATTCAAGCCACAGAGTTTAATCAGGCTTTGAACAAAGCCAGTAACCATACGTAAAGAAAGACGGAATAGAGATTTGATCATTAAACAGCATTGAATCGCTGTATCGGAATAAGTTTGATTTCGTCCTTGCTTGCCTTGTGGTTGTGCATACCATTGCGTCTTAGGATCAAACCAGATTGAAATATTTCCTCGCTTGATTAAAGCTTGGTTATACGAGGACCAATTGGTTGTACGATAGATTTTAGGTGTAGGCTTCTTCATCTGGAAATTATATTACTGAAGAAGCCTTCAAGAATAGCTTTGTGCAACAAAGCCACGAGCAACTAATATTCGACTGCATTTATTAAGTATTGACCTACAATATTCCTGCACTTCAATTTTATTTTCATCTTTCTGTTTTTCGATAATTTCATAATCTCTTTCGAAACTCTTAGATAACTTCAAAAAGTCCGATCTCAACGCTCTATACCCAATCATTTCCAATTCATCTTTAAGATCAAAATAATCGGAGTCTATTCTCTGTAAGTCATATCTCAGAATTACAAAGAATTGGAGATAACCTGGGTATTCATCATCAGGATTATAAATATCATCAAAGTCTAATAACAGATTGGTAAGCTGTGAATAGAATTCATCCCATTCCCTACTTCTTCTTTTTAGACATTTTAAGAAGCTCTCGATCTCAAGTGTAAGTTGTGCCTGATTAATTAAAGCTCTCATGTTTAAACCTATTTGTGTGATAGTTACATAAGAGATAGGGAATTCAGTATATATATACGTTTACTTTACAATAAAGTGTTACCTAATAAACGATTAGATTAATAACCAAAGCGTTAGGGAGTCCAAATTCCTCCTGTAGTGCAGTACCTATTCTCCACATGAAAAACTTTTCCTCCCTGCTCTATGCTTAAATTCATGTAGGATCGAGTCTCAAAAAAGCTAGAGTTAAGCTAAAACCTAATTAATAGCTAATAAAAATGTCCATAAGCTAATATTTTTAAGCATTCAAGGTGACTTCAGTATTGAAAAATACTAGAGAAAATATTAGTATAAATACTACAAGAAATACTACAGGTAATTAATAAAAATGGGCTTAACTTCAGTAAATCACAATATCCGTAAAGGGCTTTTGATTGACAAACTTTTAAGAGGTTTTAAAGAGCATGAGTATGTATGGATAGCTTGGAAAGTGGCTAGCACTAATAATTACACCCCTCGTGATTTTTTCAATTTTTATAATGAAAAATATTCTTATGAATATTTATTTGATTATATAAAAACAACTTTATCTAAACTTGAAGAAGAAGAAATAAATATCTTTATTAAGAATTGTCATAAAGAACAGGAAGAATATATTTTAAATATAGATATTAATCTACACCTAAAGGATGACAGATTATGTTGGTTCTTAATTAATAGATTCACCCAAGACTACGATATACCTATTTTTATTAGAGAAAGTACATTTAAAAAATTAAAAAACTCAGAAACATCAAGTCAAATTAATAATAATATAATACACAAATCCGCCCACAACCCTAAAATACTTAGACAAAACGACAATCATAAAGTTCATAAAAACATTAATAATCCTAGAATTTTTATTTTAGCTTTGATTTATTTAAACCCCGAAATAACGCACAATATCATTCAAAAAAATTTAGACTTGGAAGAATATATTGCTGATTTTGATAAAATAATAAAAGAAAAAATAAATCTAAATAAATACATTAAGAATAAAGATTTTATAGAGTGGAGCAAAAGCTATATTGATAAAAATTTTGAATACAATGTTTTCCCTCAATTTCTTTTTGAAAAAGAAAAGTTACATGAGAATTATATCTATGCTTATTTTGACGATCTTTATATTCATAATAGAGAAAAGTATATTAATGATTTAAATAAACTTAAAAAAGCATGGCAGCAAAATGTTTTTAGATTAAAAAATAAGGATAATCTTAAAAAGAAATTTCACTTACCCTTAAGAAAAAATACAAAAGTTCGATTGAAAGAATTAGCAGAGCTTTACAATATTTCTGAATCAGAACTTCTAGAAAAATTGATTAATAAGGAATATGAAGAATATAAAGACTATAAGTAACTAGAAAGGAAAGGCTCAATACTGAGCCATCCATCCTTCTACCTGCTCCCCATACCACTGCATCAATCTCACCCGCTCATCCCAATATTGCGCTCGGTTATATGCCGAACGAATTCTATTTTGAGGCACATGAGCAAGCTGGCGTTCAATGGCATCTGGATTAAACAGATTCGATTCGTTTACGACTGTACTAAATAGCGATCTAAAACCATGTGTGGTCATCCGACCTGCATAGCCCGAACGCTTGATCACAGCCAAAATAGACTCGCTACGCATAGGTTCTTTGTTATTTAAACGATGGGGAAATAGCAGTTCCTGATTATGGGTAAGTCTCAAAGCCTGAAGCTCGGCAATCATCATGTCCGTCAACGGCACACGATGTGAAAGTCGGTTCTTCATCCGCTCTTCAGGGATATCCCACTTACGCCCCTCCAGATCAAATTCTTCCCAGCGTGCTTGTAGTAATTCACTGACCCGAACGCCTGTCAGCATAATCAGGACAATGGCATGATGTGTTTGAGCATCGGCAGGATAAGCCTTAATACGTCTAAGAAATTCAGGCATCTCAGAGGCAGAAAGCGAAGCCAGGTTTTTGACCCTTTTATTCTTGAGGGCGTAGACTAAATCACCTGCCGGATTGTCATAGCGATAGCCATGCGCAATGGCGTACTTCATGACCATGCCGCAACGAGATAAGGTCCGTTTTGCAATTTCAAGCGAGCCTCTAGCTTCAATCTTCTTAATGATCTGCAGAATCTCAGGTGCCTGAATCTGATTAATACGCTTATTAGCAAGAGCAATATAAAGCTCATCCAATGAAGCTCGAACATTACTGATGTGTTTGGATGACCAGGTTTCTTTTTGATTATTAAACCAATCTTCTGCAACTTCTTCGAAATAGGGCTTTAAGTCTTCATGCAATACTGAACGTGAGTATCGATGCTTAAGCTCATATGCAAGCTCCCTTGCCTTTTTTAAGCTTAAATCTGGATATGGGCCAAGCGATTCAGACTTACGTTCACCATGGACAGTGACGCGTACATTCCAATATTTTTGACCTTTGGTGGTAATGATGAGGGATAAACCATGTAAATCCGAAAGACGATACTGTTTATCTTTCGGCTGTGCTTTTCTGCATTCAGTATCTGTAAGTGGCATGTCGATTACCCATAATTGATGTATTAATTTCTGGGTAAATTTTCCCAATATTTACCCGCAAAGAGCAAATATGGGGTCAAATAGGATCAGACAATATCGGACAAACAGGCATAAAAAAAAGCCTTTAAACATTGAGTTTAAAGGCTTTTTTAGATTCCGATGGATTACTTCGGAAAGAATTTTGGTGGAGGTGGCGGGAGTCGAACCCGCGTCCGCCAGCACTACACTCGAGAATACTACATGCTTAGATATCGTCTACTTTTTTAACTCTTTGTGACCCGACGAACAGGGTACAAATCGCGATCCTCTTAATTTAGTACAAAACCCCGAGGCTTGGTTTTATACGGACTTGTGTGCGTGCGCTTCAGTCGGACTCCCTAACCACAAGTATTCAGAGAGGCGGACAAGCTGCCCTTAGGCAGCTAGAGCGTATGATTCGTCGTTTGCGACTAAAAAATGCAAATTTGATTTACGAGAGAAAATGCGCTCTCGGCATGCATCTATGAGTTTCATCACCAGCGTCGAAGCCAGAGACACCCCCAAGTTACGTTCCTATCTTAGCATACTTTTACTGATTTACCATGCTGTAATTCATTAAAATCAAGAGCGAGATAGGTTTAATACTATAATTGCGGTAGTATTTTATTTTTCAAGTTCTTCTTATAAAAACATGAGTTATTTATTAGCACTCGATCAGGGAACAACTTCCAGCCGGGCAATTGTTTTTGATGAATCAGGCCGCATTCATGCCACTGCACAGCGTGAAATTCATATACAGACTCCTCATTCCGGTTGGGTGGAACAGGATGCACAGGAAATCTGGACTACACAAATTGCCGTAGTTCAGCAGGCACTCGCCTCAGCAAATTTGCTGGCGAAGGATATTAAAGCCTTAGGTTTAACCAACCAACGTGAAACTACGGTCGTATGGGATAAACGTACTGGTCAGGCACTTACTTCTGCCATTGTATGGCAGGACCGTCGTGCATCCGACTGGTGTAATCAGATGATTGAACAGGGCCACATGCAGTTAATCCAGGAAAAAACCGGACTGCGAATTGATCCTTATTTCAGTGCAAGCAAATTGGTCTGGTTACTCGAAC harbors:
- a CDS encoding YqaJ viral recombinase family nuclease, with the translated sequence MNQIVPISHQPTTVASKIVVNQTITTKRSTAAKRLVNTKGMEYQDWLEVRKQGIGSSDAATACGLNPYMSMLELWLIKTGRQAQSIEDESSGVAPLYWGKQLEPLVAEFYSMHTNNKVRRINAVLQHPDPDKHFMLANLDYSVVGSDEVQILECKTAGEHGAKLWRDGVPLYVLCQVQHQLAVTGKQAAHVCVLICGHETKIFKVTRSESVIEHIVKAERYFWECVENDTPPSVDASESAAKAIQQLYPAHIPLSVEDLSQNENANLMFDQLIKMKEEIQHKQERFDQFKHEIQMMMQDKERAVFAHGSVVWKKAKDSISLNTKTLLQHQPELIELYPLEKQGSRRFNIYTD
- a CDS encoding DUF932 domain-containing protein, encoding MAHQIEQIAYVGETPWHGLGNQLSPNQPLEVWAQQAGMDWRIESSNVSYMAQNERGQSIIMPFEEQRVLYRSDTHAPLSVVSQRYQEVQPKEILEFYRDLTEQSGFELETAGVLKGGKKFWALARTGQSTALKSKDVSNGYILLATACDGTLATTAQFTSIRVVCNNTLAIALRGQSSSAGVVKVPHSTKFDAEKVKQQLGISVRAWDEHMYEMKQLTQRKVSQQEAKAYFDAVFNNSTMSISDPEENIIQFYRNVAQQAQEKKPEPNGRAMNKALDMFNGQGRGADLSSAKDTAYGLLCSITEFVDHERRAMSTDHRLDSAWFGAGASVKQRGLEQALALIA
- a CDS encoding IS5-like element ISAha3 family transposase, which translates into the protein MKKPTPKIYRTTNWSSYNQALIKRGNISIWFDPKTQWYAQPQGKQGRNQTYSDTAIQCCLMIKSLFRLSLRMVTGFVQSLIKLCGLNWTAPDYSTLCRRQKHIDIAISYQKSHDGLHLLVDSTGLKFLGEGEWKRKKHQPEYRRQWRKLHIGIDAETLQIRAVQLTTNNVSDSQVLGDLLDQIPLDERIDSVYTDGAYDTKCCRKVISDRQAHAVIPPRKNAKPWKDSKISSIERNELLQTVKHLGRTLWKKWSGYHRRSLVETKMHCIKLLGDRLTARHFQSQVNEIHARVAVLNRFTELGRPRTQVVS
- a CDS encoding tyrosine-type recombinase/integrase, whose amino-acid sequence is MPLTDTECRKAQPKDKQYRLSDLHGLSLIITTKGQKYWNVRVTVHGERKSESLGPYPDLSLKKARELAYELKHRYSRSVLHEDLKPYFEEVAEDWFNNQKETWSSKHISNVRASLDELYIALANKRINQIQAPEILQIIKKIEARGSLEIAKRTLSRCGMVMKYAIAHGYRYDNPAGDLVYALKNKRVKNLASLSASEMPEFLRRIKAYPADAQTHHAIVLIMLTGVRVSELLQARWEEFDLEGRKWDIPEERMKNRLSHRVPLTDMMIAELQALRLTHNQELLFPHRLNNKEPMRSESILAVIKRSGYAGRMTTHGFRSLFSTVVNESNLFNPDAIERQLAHVPQNRIRSAYNRAQYWDERVRLMQWYGEQVEGWMAQY